Sequence from the Spirochaetota bacterium genome:
AATAATCTGCTGAGTTCTTAGCGCTATTGTTACAGCCTCTTCTGTTGGAAGGGATAGCACTTCATCCAGTGAGTTGGTATGGAGAGACTGGGTTCCACCCATTACAGCAGCCAAGGCTTGAAGTGTGGTCCTTATGATATTGTTATATGGTTGTTGTGCAGTTAATGAGCAGCCAGCTGTCTGTGTATGAAATCTCATCCAACATGATCTGGGATTTTTTGCTCCAAATCTATCCTTCATAATTTTTGCCCAAATTCTTCTCGCTGCGCGGAATTTGGCAACCTCTTCAAAAAAATCAAGATGTGAGTTAAAGAAAAAAGAAAAACGTGGCGCAAACTCATCCACATCTAATCCACGGTCCATGGCAGCCTGCGTGTATGCGATTCCATCAGCTAGGGTAAAGGCAAGTTCTTGAACAGCAGTGGAACCAGCTTCCCTTATATGATATCCACTGATACTAATTGTATTCCATAATGGAACTTCCTTCACCCCATATTCTACTGTATCAGTTATGAGACGCATAGAGGCTATAGGTGGACACATAAAGGTTTTTTGCGCAATAAACTCCTTTAGCATGTCATTTTGAATTGTGCCGCCTATCCGCTTTTTATCAATACCCCTCTTTTCAGCCATAACAATATACATCGCCCAGATCACAGGAGCTGGCGGATTGATAGTCATGGATGTGGTTATCTTATCAATAGGAAGACCTTCAAATAGGTTTTCCATATCCTTGAGGGTATCGATTGCCACACCGCATTTTCCGCATTCACCTACGGCCTTCGACGAGTCCGAATCGTAACCCATAAGTGTAGGCATATCGAATGCAGTGGAAAGGCCGGTCTGCCCCTCATTTACAAGAAGATGAAATCTCCTATTTGTATCCTCTGCCGACCCTAAACCAGCAAACATCCTCATTGTCCAGATACGCCCCCTGTACATTGATGGCTGCACCCCCCTTGTGAAGGGATATTCTCCTGGGAAACCTATATCTCGGACAAAGTCATTATCCATCAAATCTATTGGTGAATAGGTTCTATTGATATCTTGATCCGATACTGTAGAAAATCTCTCAAGCCTTTCAGGCCTTTTGCTAAGAACTTTATTCAGCTTTACTGTCCATTTTTCATAAGCCCTTTTAATGTCTTCAAATGGATTCTGGTTTGATCTCAAATTCATAAACTCCCTCCAAATTTCTGTTCAGTTCATTAATGATTCTATTAATGAACAACTGTATTAATGATAATTATGCTTATTTCACAAAACGATATTATGAGAAACGATTCATCCCCCACGAGCATCCTTCATATCAATCTCTTGGGAGAATCTTTATGTAATATAGATACCAAGCCCGATTAGATGTGTGATAGATAATATCAATTCATTTTTTAAAAGTATTTTTTATAATTTTTGATGAAAATAACTCTATAAGCAACCGAATCACTTGAAAAAACAACATAGCTTTATTTTAAGGAGATAAAAAAAAAAAGGAAGTTGAGTGATTGATTAATGATAGCTGGCTGAAATGCCTAGGTTTCTTAAATCTTGGTGTCATCAAGTATATAGCCTTTTTGCAATAGAGAGTGTTTCTTGAGCCTCCTCAACGGATGCTATTCCTAATGCAACACCAGATATCTTATTCTGGCTGGTCAAATATTGCAAAGCCTCAAGGGGATCTAATCTCCCAGCTGCAAGAGCCTTTTTGGCGATTACGATCTTAGGGGTATTGCATATAATGTCAAGTGTGCTTTTACTGTCCTTTCCCATAAACCTGCCAATCTTATTTATAGGGGCAAGGTAGGTTGAAATATCAAGTTTGGAATCATCAAGAAAGGGGATTGTTGTTGCAGGATTGTGAGTAGCGCATCCAGGAATAAAATCATATCTTCTGATACTTTCTATAATCTCTTTAATGAGTGATAGCCTTCGTGAATCTGAAATCCTGGCATGAATGTATATAATATCACTGTTGAGTTCTTCAGCATATCTGAGTTCCTCTTCCCAATCCTCAATTCCTATAACAAGAGATGAATATATCCTTTGAGTGGATATTTGCGATACTTTTAATACAGCATCCACAATCTTTCTATAAGCAATTACGTTTACAGCGTTAATCCCCATTTCCAATGATTTTAGTATAATATTAATCATATTTTCAGGCTTATTATACAGATTACTGTAATAATTAAGAGCGCGTGAATCGAACTGTCCAGCCCCTAGGAATGGGGAGGTTCCAAGTGATATCTTTGGAAATTCAATATTATCAATCTTAATCATGATTGTTATAGACAGAGATTATGGAAAAATAGATCATTATAATATAGACACTAATTACAGACAATTATAGCAAGAAATTGGAAGCAAAACGATCAAAACTATTTATGCAAGGGCGTAATTTATAAATTGATTTCAAAACATTTGCAGATTGTATAACTAAATCCTGTGCTGCAATCCATTCTACATATCACTCTTATCACTAATTCCAACTGCTCTATCCAATTCATTTTGTAGATCAGGGGGGAGACCCTCAATCTCAACATTTAAGAATCCACGCACAATAGTTGCCGTGGCCTCTTCCTCGCTTAATCCTCTAGCCATCAGATATTCGACCTCCTCACGCGCGATCTTGCCCACTGCCGCCTCATGAGAGAGATCAATATCCTCTTTATAGCCCTCCAGCTCAGGTATGGCATGAATCACACCATCATCGGAAAGGATCAATCCCTTACACTCAAGATGTGCCTTTATTCCAGGAACCTCCCCAATGATATGACCGCGCGCAATAATCTTCCCGCCCATGGTAATAGCGCGGGAAATTATCTCTGCCCGAGATCCCTTGGCCTTTAAAAAGATCCTCGAGCCAACATCGAGCTCTGATCCGGGTGTCGCAACCAAAATGGAATTATATCTTGCAGTAGAATTCTCTCCAATCAAATATGTAACAGGATACATCTGCAGACTATTTACTGGCTGCATACATACATAATTAGACAGAAAGAGCCCTCCCTCCTCTACAATGGTTGCGCTTCGAGGACGCACTGCTACCTCCTCCGCCCAATTATGAATCATAGTAAATGTAAGCTTTGCATTCTTTTTCACATAAAACTCTGAGATGCCCACATGAAGGCCTGATTTCACATGTGGAGCCACAGCACATCCAGTAATGATATGCAATTCTGAATTCTCCTCTGCTATGACAATATTATGGACATCCTGAATTAGCTTATCCTCATCCAAATATAAACATGCCTGTAGAGGATATACGGATTTTGTTCCTGGAAGGGATCTTATGAAATAGCCGTTTTCCTGATGCAGTTCCGCTCTGGAGGTGTATTTATCCATATCAACTGCCACTGCTCTCCACCAATAATCCTCCATCCAATCATACTTCTCTCTGGCATTATTAATTTCCAATATCTCCATCCCCTCTTGAGAGGTGCTGCAATGAAGGACAGAATGGTCCTTCTGAACGAAGGTACCCGATCTATTCTGTTCCGTTATGTCCACACCCGCTCTTAGCAATTGTTCCTTCTCAGTGGAAGAGAGTTTAGATAAATCATCCAAATATTGATGTTCTACTGTGGTATCTATATAATCATCTACTAGAATATCACTGCCATAAGTAGCCACTTTATCTTTTGCCCCTTCTGCAAGGTTAACATTATCTTCCTTTTCAGCATGTTGAATCTTCCTTTTACTCATAATTACCTTCCAATTTTCTAAAATAACTTATGTTAAACCACATTATAGATATTTTCACTTAGCATCATCTTAATATGAACAATCATAGATTAAACAGATACAAGGTTTATGATGCACATTTAACACACTCATTATATCCCTCCTCCTTGATACACTTGAGCATTTCGCGTGGATTCCCGCTACAACTCAATCTTCCATTCATAAGAACATGTCCTTTATCAACATCAAGGTAATCAAGGATATAGCCCGTATGAGTAATTATCAATCCTGACTTTTGCCTCTCCTTCTTACATTCCTGAAGCGATTTCCCTTCCTGATGCTTTAGGCCTCTCTGCAAAAGCTCTTCAATCACACCACTTATTAAAGCAATGTTTTCCAGATCAACCCCGGATTCTGGTTCATCAAGCAAGAGAAGTTCCGGGTCCTGAGCCATTAACTGTAAAAGCTCTGATCGCTTAATCTCACCTCCAGAGAAACCGTCATTCAAATCCCGATCCATGAATTCATTAAAATTAAGCTGTCCGATCATGGGATTTACGTCCTTCTCTCCTCTAACGCAAATATCGAGCATCTGTTTCATCTTAACACCCTTGATGGTTGGAGGTCGCTGAAAGGAAAGGCCAATACCCATCTTCGCCCTCTCATTCAATGATGAGTTGTTTATCTTTTTGCCATGAAACTTAATCTTGCCACCTGTTACCTTATAGCCTGGGAAACCCATGATGGACATAAGCAGGGTCGTCTTACCAGAACCATTAGGGCCAAAGAGCACATGAATCTCCCCAGGATTAATATTTAATGAAACTTGATGTAAAATTTCTCTACCATTTACCTCAACCTTTAAATCTTCAATATTTAACATCCTAACCTCCAAAAATCACACATCTCAATTCTATTTATTTCAAATAAATATATTACACAATAGTCTCAAATCCTTCATAAATAAAAATTTGCATGATATCATCTATCTATTATAAAGCACATTAATTGCAAGTAAAATAATACCGCTTTTTTTCATAACATAACATTACAAAGATCAATGCTAATTTTTCGCTTGACCTTTATATTATTATGTTTTACTTATTTCAAGCAAAATGTACATATTTCCCTCAACCTATTGAGGATGAAATTTATATTAGAGATGGTTAAAAATATCAAGAATATTCCACATTCTGCCATGAAAGTGTATAATTACATTTCGTGGTACATATGGCAATAAACTACATAATTTTATGTCCCTCCTTCCAATCGTTTCGATAAGTAAAAGATAATAATTATATGTATCAGCGATAAGATATAAAAATAAAATTGACAATGAAATACAATATGAAAAGGACATCCTCATTTGCAATCACATCAATAATAATTTTAATATTGAGCTTTTCTAAAGCATCCGCTCACAAATCCACTAGACCAATACTATACCCCTATGGCACAATAGGTAATAACAGACCCTGCTTCATCTGGAAGGATATATATAACCAACGGGATAAAATACACAATGTAAAATATAGAATCACAATCAAAACAAATGAGGATAAAGAAATAAGACCGATCTTATTCACACCCAATCTCTATTATAAATCTTTTTATGTATTTGAATTCCCCGAACATCTGCCAAATGATGATTATACTTACACCATTGAACGGATTGTTGATAATAAATCAATCAATTCGAAACATTTTCACTATCTTAATTATCCAATAATTGAAAAATTTATAATTAATACAGATGAGTTGAATGAATCGGACAATCTAACACCTCAAGATCTCATAAAATATCTCCAAACAGATAAATACAACAGACTAATAAATGGTTACAACTTCATTTTCTTCGGAACTAGCGGTATTGTCACCTTTGGAATAGGTATGTTATTCCTTAAAGTGATAGACCTAGGACTAATCAGCAATATTATAACAGTGATATCCTTCACCTCTTCCGCCATCGGCATATCTGCTGCAGGGTATTATGGATATAAGTATATAGATGGGAAGAGAGAACTTCATAGAATTGTTGAACTCGACAAAGGGATTTCATTAAATGGCGACATCAATAATGATAATATTGATATTGAAATTGAACTCACCTTTTAATATTGTATATATCCCAACTTCTATGTGAAATATATGCTAAAAGTATTCAAAGATATAATGAAATGAATATCAATCTCAACATCAATAGGAATGGACGCTTTTTCAGCCATTAACTGTTGAGAAAATGCGATAACTGATAAATAACCATTATTCAATGAAATTAGAAACAATATCCGAACTATTCATCAAGTCTCAAGAGATGAAGGAATTCTTCCAAGAGGAAGCCCAAGGGAAGATATCAATAGAGGGTATTACACCAAGCGCCTTTCCGCTCATCATCTCAACGATTTTCAACTACTCTCCGAACCAAATGCTGGTTTTAACCAAAAACCCACAAAAGATGCAGGAACTATATACCGATATTACCTGCTTTGTTAAGCCTGAATGCGCCTTTATGCTTCCTCCTTGGGAGACCCTACCCTATGAATTCGTATCCCCCTCAGAGAAGGTAGAAAGGGAGAGAATAACCTCCCTCTATAGGCTGATTCAAGGCAGGCCAGTGATTGTGATTACAACTGTTGAATCTCTAATTAGAAAGATCCCTGAAAAGAAATTCCTCATCAATAAGGGAGTCACCCTGAATATTCAAGAGGAATATCCATTTGATGATATATTAGAGCAACTCGTTTATTATGGATATACACGGGAATATAAGGTGGAGTCATTTGGGCAATTCTCAGTCAAAGGGGGAATTATAGATATATTCCTTCCCTCTTACCAAAACCCTGTAAGGCTTGATTTCTTTGGTGACACCCTAGACTCGATTCGAGAATTTGATCCTGAGAGCCAATTGTCCTATGTAAAGCATGAGTCTGTTACTATATATCCGAGAAGAGAATTAATACTCTCAAATAGTGAAAATGAAAGGTTTATAAAATTATTCGATAAAGCAAGTGCAAAGGGATTAGGGATCCCAGAGATAGTCAAAAAAAACTTTGAAGGATATGGAGAGATAATCTCAAGAATAAATGGAATTGAAGACATATTTCCATTTGTAATAAA
This genomic interval carries:
- a CDS encoding methylmalonyl-CoA mutase family protein, with the translated sequence MNLRSNQNPFEDIKRAYEKWTVKLNKVLSKRPERLERFSTVSDQDINRTYSPIDLMDNDFVRDIGFPGEYPFTRGVQPSMYRGRIWTMRMFAGLGSAEDTNRRFHLLVNEGQTGLSTAFDMPTLMGYDSDSSKAVGECGKCGVAIDTLKDMENLFEGLPIDKITTSMTINPPAPVIWAMYIVMAEKRGIDKKRIGGTIQNDMLKEFIAQKTFMCPPIASMRLITDTVEYGVKEVPLWNTISISGYHIREAGSTAVQELAFTLADGIAYTQAAMDRGLDVDEFAPRFSFFFNSHLDFFEEVAKFRAARRIWAKIMKDRFGAKNPRSCWMRFHTQTAGCSLTAQQPYNNIIRTTLQALAAVMGGTQSLHTNSLDEVLSLPTEEAVTIALRTQQIIADESGVANTIDPLGGSYFVERLTDQMEEEALAIIQKIDDMGGMLAAIENNYPQKMISDAAYLYQKQIDERNKIVVGVNKYISGKELPVEIQEIDENLERLQIEKTNRIKDSRDNSSVKESLEKLGEASSGNQNVMEPLLDAVRSYATLQEMCDIFRKVFGEYRDPGIF
- a CDS encoding SufD family Fe-S cluster assembly protein; its protein translation is MSKRKIQHAEKEDNVNLAEGAKDKVATYGSDILVDDYIDTTVEHQYLDDLSKLSSTEKEQLLRAGVDITEQNRSGTFVQKDHSVLHCSTSQEGMEILEINNAREKYDWMEDYWWRAVAVDMDKYTSRAELHQENGYFIRSLPGTKSVYPLQACLYLDEDKLIQDVHNIVIAEENSELHIITGCAVAPHVKSGLHVGISEFYVKKNAKLTFTMIHNWAEEVAVRPRSATIVEEGGLFLSNYVCMQPVNSLQMYPVTYLIGENSTARYNSILVATPGSELDVGSRIFLKAKGSRAEIISRAITMGGKIIARGHIIGEVPGIKAHLECKGLILSDDGVIHAIPELEGYKEDIDLSHEAAVGKIAREEVEYLMARGLSEEEATATIVRGFLNVEIEGLPPDLQNELDRAVGISDKSDM
- a CDS encoding ABC transporter ATP-binding protein, which codes for MLNIEDLKVEVNGREILHQVSLNINPGEIHVLFGPNGSGKTTLLMSIMGFPGYKVTGGKIKFHGKKINNSSLNERAKMGIGLSFQRPPTIKGVKMKQMLDICVRGEKDVNPMIGQLNFNEFMDRDLNDGFSGGEIKRSELLQLMAQDPELLLLDEPESGVDLENIALISGVIEELLQRGLKHQEGKSLQECKKERQKSGLIITHTGYILDYLDVDKGHVLMNGRLSCSGNPREMLKCIKEEGYNECVKCAS